A single genomic interval of Streptomyces sp. BA2 harbors:
- the dxs gene encoding 1-deoxy-D-xylulose-5-phosphate synthase encodes MPLLTRIRGPRDLDRLSPEELNQLAGEIRAFLVDAVSKTGGHLGPNLGVVELTIAMHRVFDSPQDKVLFDTGHQSYVHKLLTGRQDFAKLRTKGGISGYPSRAESDHDVIENSHASTVLGWADGLAKANEVRGKDDHVVAVIGDGALTGGMAWEALNNIAAAKDRPLVIVVNDNERSYAPTIGGLANHLATLRTTDGYERFLARGKDLLERTPVVGKPLYETLHGAKKGLKDFIAPQGMFEDLGLKYVGPIDGHDIEALESALVRAKRFGGPVIVHCITEKGRGYKPAEEDEADHFHGIGPIHPDTGLPIAAGGMDWTSVFGEEMVKLGHEREDIVAITAAMLQPVGLQKFAKAFPDRVYDVGIAEQHAAVSAAGLATGGLHPVFAVYATFLNRAFDQLLMDVALHKCGVTFVLDRAGVTGTDGASHNGMWDMSILQCVPTLRIAAPRDADQVRLQLREAVEVDDAPTVVRYSKGAVGPAVKAVGKVGGMDVLRKAGTSHPDVLLVSVGALAPMCLEIADLLNKQGITTTVVDPRWVKPVDEALAPLAEKHRVVVTVEDNSRAGGVGSAISQALRDAGVDVPLRDFGIPPRFLDHASRKEIMAEIGLTAPDIARQVTGLVAKLDGRFERTAAVDSVEAGEPARD; translated from the coding sequence GTGCCGCTGCTGACCCGCATCAGGGGACCGCGCGATCTGGACCGGCTCAGCCCGGAGGAGCTGAACCAGCTGGCCGGCGAGATCCGCGCCTTCCTCGTCGACGCAGTGTCCAAGACAGGCGGCCACCTCGGCCCCAACCTCGGCGTGGTCGAGCTCACGATCGCCATGCACCGCGTCTTCGACTCGCCGCAGGACAAGGTGCTCTTCGACACCGGCCACCAGAGCTACGTGCACAAGCTGCTCACCGGCCGCCAGGACTTCGCCAAGCTGCGCACCAAGGGCGGCATCTCCGGCTACCCCTCGCGCGCCGAGTCCGACCACGACGTGATCGAGAACTCGCACGCCTCGACGGTCCTCGGCTGGGCGGACGGCCTCGCCAAGGCCAACGAGGTGCGGGGCAAGGACGACCACGTCGTCGCCGTCATCGGTGACGGCGCCCTCACAGGCGGCATGGCCTGGGAGGCGCTGAACAACATCGCCGCCGCCAAGGACCGCCCCCTGGTGATCGTCGTCAACGACAACGAGCGTTCGTACGCCCCCACCATCGGCGGCCTCGCGAACCACCTGGCGACCCTGCGCACCACGGACGGCTACGAGCGCTTCCTGGCCCGCGGCAAGGACCTCCTGGAGCGCACCCCGGTCGTCGGCAAGCCCCTCTACGAGACGCTGCACGGCGCGAAGAAGGGCCTCAAGGACTTCATCGCCCCGCAGGGCATGTTCGAGGACCTCGGCCTGAAGTACGTCGGCCCGATCGACGGCCACGACATCGAGGCCCTGGAGTCCGCCCTGGTGCGCGCCAAGCGCTTCGGCGGCCCGGTCATCGTGCACTGCATCACCGAGAAGGGCCGCGGCTACAAGCCCGCCGAGGAGGACGAGGCCGACCACTTCCACGGCATCGGCCCGATCCACCCCGACACGGGCCTGCCGATCGCCGCGGGCGGCATGGACTGGACGTCCGTCTTCGGCGAGGAGATGGTCAAGCTCGGCCACGAGCGCGAGGACATCGTCGCGATCACCGCCGCCATGCTCCAGCCGGTCGGCCTGCAGAAGTTCGCCAAGGCGTTCCCCGACCGGGTGTACGACGTGGGCATCGCCGAGCAGCACGCGGCCGTCTCGGCGGCGGGCCTTGCCACCGGCGGCCTGCACCCCGTCTTCGCCGTGTACGCGACGTTCCTCAACCGCGCCTTCGACCAGCTCCTGATGGACGTGGCCCTGCACAAGTGCGGCGTCACCTTCGTCCTGGACCGGGCGGGCGTCACCGGCACGGACGGCGCCTCGCACAACGGCATGTGGGACATGTCGATCCTGCAGTGCGTGCCGACCCTGCGGATCGCCGCCCCGCGCGACGCCGACCAGGTCCGCCTCCAGCTGCGCGAGGCCGTCGAGGTGGACGACGCCCCGACCGTCGTGCGCTACTCGAAGGGCGCGGTCGGCCCCGCGGTCAAGGCCGTCGGCAAGGTCGGCGGCATGGACGTCCTGCGCAAGGCGGGCACCAGCCACCCCGACGTCCTCCTGGTCTCCGTGGGCGCCCTCGCTCCCATGTGCCTGGAGATCGCGGACCTCCTGAACAAGCAGGGCATCACCACGACGGTCGTCGACCCCCGCTGGGTCAAGCCCGTCGACGAGGCGCTCGCCCCGCTCGCCGAGAAGCACCGCGTCGTCGTCACCGTCGAGGACAACTCCCGCGCGGGCGGCGTCGGTTCGGCCATCTCCCAGGCCCTGCGCGACGCGGGCGTCGACGTGCCGCTGCGCGACTTCGGCATCCCGCCGCGCTTCCTGGACCACGCGTCGCGCAAGGAGATCATGGCCGAGATCGGCCTGACCGCCCCGGACATCGCACGCCAGGTGACCGGCCTCGTCGCCAAGCTGGACGGCCGGTTCGAGCGCACGGCGGCCGTGGACTCCGTCGAGGCGGGGGAGCCCGCGCGCGACTGA
- a CDS encoding amino acid permease, whose translation MTSTLFRTKTVEQSIQDTEEPEHALKKSLSALDLTVFGVGVIIGTGIFVLTGKVAKENAGPSTALAFVAAGIVCALAALCYAEFASTVPVAGSAYTFAYASIGELPAWIIGWDLVLEFALGTAVVAVGWSGYVRSLMDNANWHLPSVLEGPDVPGGTFDILAFVLVLVLTAILVVGMKLSANITAVVVAIKVTVVMIVIVAGLFFIVGDNYSPFIPDAVTPEVGVGWEDAPMAQLLFGYEPTNFGVMGIFTAASVVFFAFIGFDVVATAAEETKNPQRDMPRGILGSLLICTVLYVAVSLVVTGMQHYTKLSVSAPLADAFKSTGHPWYAGAISFGAAVGLTTVCLILLLGQTRVFFAMSRDGLLPRFFSITHPRFKTPYRPTILLGVLIAVIAGFTSINELATLVNIGTLFAFVVVAIGVLVMRRTRPELHRAFRTPLVPLVPILSVAASVWLMLNLPGETWLRFGIWMVLGFIVYFVYGRSHSRLGKRGGELKADGSL comes from the coding sequence GTGACAAGCACCCTTTTCAGAACGAAGACCGTCGAGCAGTCCATCCAGGACACCGAAGAGCCCGAGCATGCGCTCAAGAAGTCGCTCTCCGCCCTCGACCTCACGGTCTTCGGCGTCGGCGTCATCATCGGCACCGGCATCTTCGTCCTGACCGGCAAGGTGGCCAAGGAGAACGCGGGACCTTCGACCGCGCTGGCGTTCGTCGCCGCCGGCATCGTCTGCGCCCTTGCGGCCCTGTGCTACGCCGAGTTCGCCTCGACCGTCCCGGTGGCCGGGTCGGCGTACACCTTCGCCTACGCCTCCATCGGTGAGCTGCCCGCCTGGATCATCGGCTGGGACCTCGTCCTCGAATTCGCCCTGGGTACGGCCGTCGTCGCGGTCGGCTGGTCGGGATATGTGCGCTCCCTGATGGACAACGCGAACTGGCATCTCCCGAGTGTGCTGGAAGGCCCCGACGTGCCGGGCGGCACGTTCGACATCCTGGCCTTCGTGCTGGTCCTGGTGCTGACCGCGATCCTGGTGGTCGGCATGAAGCTGTCCGCCAACATCACCGCGGTCGTCGTGGCCATCAAGGTGACGGTGGTCATGATCGTGATCGTCGCGGGTCTCTTCTTCATCGTGGGTGACAACTACTCGCCGTTCATCCCCGACGCGGTGACCCCGGAGGTCGGGGTGGGCTGGGAAGACGCCCCCATGGCTCAGCTGCTCTTCGGCTACGAACCCACCAACTTCGGTGTCATGGGCATCTTCACCGCGGCCTCCGTCGTCTTCTTCGCCTTCATCGGCTTCGACGTGGTGGCCACCGCCGCCGAGGAGACCAAGAACCCGCAGCGCGACATGCCGCGCGGCATCCTCGGCTCGCTCCTCATCTGCACGGTCCTGTACGTGGCCGTCTCGCTCGTGGTCACCGGCATGCAGCACTACACCAAACTGTCCGTCAGCGCGCCCCTCGCCGACGCCTTCAAGTCCACCGGTCACCCCTGGTACGCCGGCGCCATCAGCTTCGGTGCCGCCGTCGGCCTGACCACCGTGTGTCTGATCCTGCTGCTCGGGCAGACGCGTGTGTTCTTCGCGATGAGCCGCGACGGGCTGCTGCCACGCTTCTTCTCCATCACGCACCCGCGCTTCAAGACCCCCTACCGCCCGACCATCCTCCTTGGCGTCCTCATCGCCGTCATCGCGGGCTTCACCAGCATCAACGAGCTCGCGACCCTGGTGAACATCGGCACCCTCTTCGCATTCGTCGTCGTGGCCATCGGCGTGCTTGTCATGCGCCGGACCCGCCCCGAACTGCATCGCGCCTTCCGCACCCCGCTGGTGCCGCTCGTGCCCATCCTCTCGGTGGCCGCCTCGGTGTGGCTGATGCTGAATCTGCCGGGCGAGACGTGGCTGCGGTTCGGCATCTGGATGGTGCTCGGCTTCATCGTCTACTTCGTGTACGGGCGCTCGCACAGCCGGTTGGGCAAGCGCGGGGGCGAACTCAAGGCCGACGGCAGTCTGTAG